AAAGCGTTTGCGAACTTGGCAAGCGAGGTGAGTAACGTGGATCTGTCAGGGTTTTTCAATGACTGGTTTTTCACGACCAATTATGTCTCTACCCTTGAGAAGGCAAACGATTTTTCAGGCATCGTACGCCATTATAAATGACTCTCGGTCAATGCGCGGTGGGGACGATTGCGGAAGCAATAAATCCAAGCGTGGACTATCTTCCATCCGAGCATACGCCGCTTTGAACGCGGCAAGAAGCCGCAACTTGCAGGTGGGATATGAAATATCCATCCTCCTTGTCGTCATAATGGCCATTCACTTCCTGTCCTTTAGTCGTATCACAAGTTTCAGTCCCGACCAGGTTGCATCTATAGAGCAGACTTTTACATCTACCAACCCATTCTTGAGTGCTATTTCCCGGACAATGTTCTCGTTTACATCGGTTTCAACTTTTGCTGCTTTCTTTGGCCATGAGATCCAAATCATGCCATTCTCCACAATCTCTTTTCTCAGTTGCCTCATGTCCTTGTCAAGCTGAGAAGCACTCGTTGTGAAGTAATGTATGAAGTCTTTCTTGGACTTCCCGTCAGTGAGTTCTTGTGTGCCCGCCGGCCAATCGCTGAAGAGTCTAAAATAGTAATCAGGTTGATTCACCAACTTTATCCTGTACTCTTGCTTGATGCCGAGCTTCTTTGCCAACGGAGTTCCTGAGTATCCTGATGCAATCATAGAATGAAATCCTGTCATTGTGAAACGTCAACCAGACTTCGTTGAGGCACTGGCCTAGTAGTCAGTGCCCGGGCTGAATTGTTCCAAGGTTCAATGTTGGGGTCGCACTATTTTGTCTTCCTCGCATCAGCCGTTCGTCCACTTTGATTCAGGATTGCCTTCGTTACGTTACCAGAATCGTTTCTGACAAATTCAATCCGCGCATCATTAACTTTGAGAAAGAATGTTGTTTCTGTGTCGGCAAACATTTCAATTTTGTCCTGCCCTGTTCCTTGCAAGAAAAGTCTGTTTTCCTCTTTGGTGACCGCAAAAGTGAACACGGATGGAATTTCATATTCACCCACATAGGTTTCTAATATCTTTCCATCCACTGTTATTCCGGTTTCGGGCGGCAGAGGTTTATTGGTTTTCTTCCACACCTCATTGCGGTCCAGTTTCTTAGTGAGCAATCGTTCAATTGTTCCTTTTGTATTTCTTAGAAATTCTATCGTTTGCATGGCATTGTCACCAAAGAAAAACAGATCTTTTTGATATGCTTTCAAGTTAGACTTCGGGCCTCTGCCTAATTGAGAATACAACTGATCATCAGACACGGTAATGATTCGTTGCTGAGCTTTGTCGTTTTCATAAAGACCTGTGTATTCTTGTAACTTTGAATTCTCCAATGCTATTTCCTTGTACTCGGAAGAATTTCCAGCGGCAAGGGCTGCCAGCCTGAAGGTAATATCCTTGGGATAATTGCAGTCACAATTGGAAAAGACGGTTACAAAAACATCTTCTTCAGGCAAATAGAGTTCCATCGTTCCAAAACCAGCGATGAGACCGCCATGCCAAAGGGAAGGGCTATCATAGACGTAACCTAAACGCCAGCCATAGCCATACTCCGTTTCTTTTCCATCTGCCAGTCTATAGCTTGTAAAGGCTTTGTCAAGGTTTTCTTTTTTTAGCAATCTATTTGTATGCACGGCTTGGTGCCACTTAAACAAATCCTCTACAGTGGATTGTATCGCACCTGCCGAGTAAACGTGGGTAATGTTCCGAGGTTTGGAGTTTTCAAAACCATTATCACCGTAAGTATAGGCATCAACTCTGTTCTTAATGATTCGTGTGTCATTCGCGTATGATGAATTCGTCATACCAAGCGGCTTGAAGAAGTTTTCTTCAAGGTATTCAGCATAG
This genomic interval from Bacteroidota bacterium contains the following:
- a CDS encoding DUF3052 family protein translates to MIASGYSGTPLAKKLGIKQEYRIKLVNQPDYYFRLFSDWPAGTQELTDGKSKKDFIHYFTTSASQLDKDMRQLRKEIVENGMIWISWPKKAAKVETDVNENIVREIALKNGLVDVKVCSIDATWSGLKLVIRLKDRK
- a CDS encoding serine hydrolase; translation: MQNPLIMRAVAIVLAFVLTFSLASAQQKDLRQLSNTFDKILSEQFKPHEPGATVLVARDGQIVYKKAFGMANLELHAPMQVDNVFWIASIGKQFTAVAILQLMEQGKLNLQDEITKFIPDYPTQGKRITIEHLLTHTSGIHNFSGMKDPDKKLALDCTPNEVIDFFKNLPMRFAPGTKWEYSNSGYFLLGYIIETITGKPYAEYLEENFFKPLGMTNSSYANDTRIIKNRVDAYTYGDNGFENSKPRNITHVYSAGAIQSTVEDLFKWHQAVHTNRLLKKENLDKAFTSYRLADGKETEYGYGWRLGYVYDSPSLWHGGLIAGFGTMELYLPEEDVFVTVFSNCDCNYPKDITFRLAALAAGNSSEYKEIALENSKLQEYTGLYENDKAQQRIITVSDDQLYSQLGRGPKSNLKAYQKDLFFFGDNAMQTIEFLRNTKGTIERLLTKKLDRNEVWKKTNKPLPPETGITVDGKILETYVGEYEIPSVFTFAVTKEENRLFLQGTGQDKIEMFADTETTFFLKVNDARIEFVRNDSGNVTKAILNQSGRTADARKTK